One window of the Populus trichocarpa isolate Nisqually-1 chromosome 9, P.trichocarpa_v4.1, whole genome shotgun sequence genome contains the following:
- the LOC7457530 gene encoding probable LRR receptor-like serine/threonine-protein kinase At1g67720, giving the protein MSLSIFLLWLVCIPLSVHPLPAPGGFQLNCGASEDITHGNLKYIPDKGFISVGNKSAIKTADVLPVLSTLRFFPDTSAKKYCYVLPVIKGGKYLVRTTYYYGGYDGGKEPPVFDQIIQGTKWSTVNTTEDYANGMSSYYEIIVASLAKTLSVCLARNVHTTSSPFISALEIEYLGNSVYNSTDFSKYALVTVARDNFGADEEIIGFPDDQFNRLWQPYIDQNPVVECQNNISSSEFWNFPPQRAFASAITTSRGKTIKIQWPPVSLPSTKYYIALYFQDNRTPSPYSWRVFSVSINGQNFYKDLNVTANGVTVYGSEWPLSGQTEITLTPGNNIPVGPVINAGEIYHILPLGGRTLTRDVMAMENLARRFVNPPSDWSGDPCLPPENSWTGVKCSQDKLARVVALNLTSMGISGSLPSSLANLTAVTHIWLGGNKLSGSIPNLSTLKELQTLHLENNKLEGTIPQSLGQLGQLHELFLQNNNLDGRVPDSLRNKKGLNIQVSPGNHHSS; this is encoded by the exons ATGTCCCTTTCCATCTTCCTCCTATGGCTTGTGTGCATCCCCCTCTCTGTCCATCCACTCCCTGCTCCTGGAG GTTTTCAATTAAATTGTGGTGCGTCCGAGGACATAACTCATGGCAACCTCAAATACATTCCGGACAAAGGTTTCATATCTGTTGGAAACAAATCAGCCATCAAAACAGCAGATGTATTGCCTGTATTGTCCACATTGCGCTTCTTTCCTGATACCTCAGCAAAAAAATATTGCTATGTACTTCCTGTGATCAAAGGAGGGAAATATTTAGTTAGGACTACCTATTATTATGGAGGTTATGATGGGGGGAAAGAGCCTCCAGTATTTGACCAGATTATTCAAGGGACTAAATGGAGCACTGTCAATACCACAGAAGATTATGCGAATGGGATGAGTTCATATTATGAGATTATTGTGGCTTCATTGGCTAAGACATTGAGTGTTTGTCTTGCAAGAAATGTGCACACTACTTCTAGTCCTTTTATATCAGCTCTTGAAATAGAGTACCTTGGAAATTCGGTGTACAATTCGAcagatttttcaaagtatgcGCTTGTTACTGTTGCTCGAGACAATTTTGGAGCAGATGAAGAAATAATTGG TTTTCCAGATGATCAATTCAACCGGTTGTGGCAGCCATATATAGATCAGAACCCTGTTGTTGAATGCCAAAACAATATTAGTTCTTCAGAGTTTTGGAACTTTCCTCCTCAGAGAGCATTCGCATCAGCAATCACAACAAGCAGAGGAAAGACAATAAAAATCCAGTGGCCACCAGTGTCGCTTCCCAGCACCAAATACTACATCGCACTCTATTTCCAGGACAACCGGACACCGAGCCCATACAGCTGGAGGGTCTTCAGTGTTTCTATTAATGGACAGAATTTTTACAAGGATCTCAATGTGACAGCAAACGGCGTGACTGTTTATGGGTCAGAGTGGCCTCTTTCTGGGCAGACAGAAATCACCTTGACTCCAGGGAACAATATACCTGTTGGACCTGTGATCAATGCTGGTGAAATATATCACATTTTGCCTCTTGGTGGAAGAACTCTAACAAGAGATG TGATGGCAATGGAAAATTTAGCAAGAAGGTTTGTTAATCCACCGTCCGATTGGAGTGGCGACCCTTGCCTGCCTCCAGAGAATTCGTGGACAGGAGTTAAATGTTCCCAAGATAAATTGGCTCGAGTTGTTGCTTT GAACCTTACAAGCATGGGCATCTCTGGGTCACTACCCTCAAGCCTAGCCAATCTAACTGCAGTCACCCATAT TTGGCTAGGAGGGAACAAACTCTCAGGTTCCATCCCAAACTTGAGCACACTGAAAGAGCTACAAACTCT GCATTTGGAAAACAATAAGCTCGAAGGGACGATTCCTCAATCTTTAGGCCAACTTGGGCAGCTTCACGAGTT ATTCCTCCAAAATAACAATCTTGATGGCAGGGTCCCAGATTCGCTGCGAAATAAGAAGGGCTTAAATATTCA